The following proteins come from a genomic window of Sphaerisporangium rubeum:
- a CDS encoding CynX/NimT family MFS transporter has translation MEPRSPSGPPHVRDEPRRSPWATIAVVYVAGVVSAMSLGKFAPVGPEVQAQLGLTLAQLGWVISAVVGLGAVAGVPAGYLVRRLGTERSLIGGLVLMAVAGGAAVTAGGYAWLLAARFVESAGYLMVTVAAPALILRMAADRDRGVALSIWATFVPVGLGVSTLAGGAAGSALGWRGWTGLIAALTLVMASAVWVRLPRGAARHETAAGPVPRAGALVRPAVLAASFALAVLATLPVVVLLPTLLIESYGRTATTAGALTSAVSLIGVPGGLAVGLLLRKGVSLKVMALSGLLVIPGGWLMYAAGAALPAAVTGAAVISLFNGFLGALVFAALPLVLRRLSDADVGTGLVAQTGSLGALVGPPFFGLVAVGYGYQVLPVVITAGMLAATAALLLATRGVSTRPPR, from the coding sequence ATGGAACCCCGGTCCCCGTCGGGCCCGCCGCACGTGCGGGACGAGCCGCGTCGTTCGCCGTGGGCCACGATCGCCGTCGTCTACGTCGCCGGGGTCGTCTCGGCGATGAGCCTCGGCAAGTTCGCACCCGTAGGTCCCGAGGTGCAGGCACAGCTCGGGCTGACGCTGGCGCAGCTCGGCTGGGTGATCTCGGCCGTCGTCGGCCTCGGGGCCGTGGCGGGGGTGCCGGCCGGCTACCTGGTACGCCGCCTCGGCACCGAGAGGTCCCTCATCGGCGGCCTGGTCCTGATGGCGGTGGCGGGTGGGGCCGCGGTGACGGCCGGCGGGTACGCCTGGCTGCTCGCCGCGCGGTTCGTGGAGAGCGCCGGCTACCTGATGGTGACCGTCGCCGCTCCCGCTCTGATCCTCCGCATGGCCGCCGACCGCGACCGCGGCGTCGCTCTGTCGATCTGGGCGACCTTCGTCCCGGTGGGCCTCGGCGTGAGCACCCTGGCCGGCGGCGCCGCGGGGTCCGCGCTCGGCTGGCGCGGCTGGACCGGCCTCATCGCGGCCCTGACCCTGGTCATGGCCTCGGCCGTCTGGGTACGCCTGCCGCGCGGCGCGGCCCGCCACGAGACGGCCGCCGGTCCCGTGCCTCGCGCCGGAGCGCTGGTCAGGCCCGCGGTCCTCGCCGCGTCCTTCGCGCTGGCCGTCCTCGCCACCCTCCCCGTCGTCGTGCTGCTGCCGACCCTCCTCATCGAGTCGTACGGCCGCACCGCGACCACGGCAGGCGCGCTCACCTCCGCCGTCTCCCTGATCGGCGTCCCCGGCGGGCTCGCCGTCGGCCTGCTGCTCCGCAAGGGTGTCTCCTTGAAGGTGATGGCGCTCTCGGGCCTGCTGGTGATCCCCGGCGGGTGGCTCATGTACGCGGCAGGCGCCGCACTGCCGGCCGCGGTGACCGGCGCGGCCGTCATCTCGCTGTTCAACGGCTTCCTCGGCGCGCTCGTCTTCGCCGCTCTGCCGCTGGTGCTGCGCCGCCTGTCGGACGCCGACGTCGGCACGGGCCTGGTCGCGCAGACCGGCAGTCTCGGAGCGCTCGTCGGTCCGCCGTTCTTCGGCCTGGTGGCCGTGGGGTACGGCTACCAGGTCCTCCCCGTGGTCATCACCGCCGGCATGCTCGCCGCCACCGCCGCGCTGCTGCTGGCCACCCGAGGCGTCTCCACCCGGCCGCCGCGCTGA